A stretch of the Equus caballus isolate H_3958 breed thoroughbred chromosome X, TB-T2T, whole genome shotgun sequence genome encodes the following:
- the LOC100147315 gene encoding ferritin heavy chain-like, protein MATAQPSQVLQNYHPDCEAAINGQICLELYASYVYMSMAYYFDRDDVALKHFFQLFLQQSRQKREHAERLMQLQIQRGGRICLHDIKKPDRNNWESGLKAVECVLQLEMNVNQSLLDLHQLATDKADPHLCHFLESHLLLEEVKSMKELGDHLTNLLKMGAPADGLAEYLFDKLTLGDGSKN, encoded by the coding sequence ATGGCGACCGCGCAGCCTTCGCAGGTGCTCCAGAACTACCACCCCGACTGCGAGGCCGCCATCAACGGCCAGATCTGCCTGGAGCTGTACGCCTCCTACGTGTACATGTCGATGGCCTACTACTTCGACAGGGACGACGTGGCCCTGAAGCACTTCTTCCAGCTGTTCCTGCAGCAATCTCGCCAGAAGAGGGAGCACGCCGAGAGGCTGATGCAGCTGCAGATCCAGCGCGGAGGCCGCATCTGCCTTCACGACATCAAGAAGCCAGACCGCAACAACTGGGAGAGCGGCCTGAAGGCCGTGGAGTGTGTGCTCCAGCTGGAGATGAACGTCAACCAGAGCCTGCTCGATCTGCACCAGCTGGCCACCGACAAGGCGGATCCCCATCTGTGCCACTTCCTGGAGAGTCACCTCCTGCTCGAGGAAGTCAAGTCCATGAAGGAGTTGGGGGACCATCTCACCAACCTGCTCAAGATGGGGGCCCCAGCAGACGGCCTGGCAGAGTACCTCTTCGACAAGCTCACCCTGGGGGACGGCAGTAAGAACTGA